Sequence from the Paenibacillus tundrae genome:
TCTGAGTAATCCGGTTATTCTGTATATACACGGTGGACCTGGTGCATCTGAGATCCCTTACGCTAAGAAAGTTCAAGATCTATTGGAAACGAGATTTACAATTGTCAACTATGATCAGAGAGCAAGCGGTAAGTCCTATCATTTTTTTGAAGACTATTCCAATCTCTCCGCTAACTTGTTAGTGCAAGATGCACTAGCCATCACGGATTACATCACTACACGTCTGGGGAAAGAGAAAGTGATCTTAATGGGTCATTCCTACGGCACGTACATCGGCACGCTTGCTGCACAGCAAACACCGGAGAAATACGAAGCCTACATTGGAGTTGGACAAATGGCGGATATTCAGCAGAGCGAGACGGACGGATGGAATGAGATGATGGAGCAAGCTCGGCTGGCTGGTAATGATGAGGACGTACACCAGTTGGAGCAGATATATGGTGCCATTGCACAAGGGCAAGCCTTTGTACCGCGCGATATCGTGAAGCGATATGGTGGTGCTTCAAGGTTGATAGACAGCCCTGAAGCTACCTTCTTC
This genomic interval carries:
- a CDS encoding alpha/beta fold hydrolase is translated as MKKVKQTMLFCLSITVLALSIAVLYFPTWTSSIEGSNSIHVLEQVNINGTDHEIMIRGQDLSNPVILYIHGGPGASEIPYAKKVQDLLETRFTIVNYDQRASGKSYHFFEDYSNLSANLLVQDALAITDYITTRLGKEKVILMGHSYGTYIGTLAAQQTPEKYEAYIGVGQMADIQQSETDGWNEMMEQARLAGNDEDVHQLEQIYGAIAQGQAFVPRDIVKRYGGASRLIDSPEATFFGMTFSSEYTMLDAIRYNKGIIFSQEVLIAEAMHHPLPSKITKLDLPFYFIMGDYDYMTSSHAAKLFYDNIEADHKEFISYKQSAHYPHYEEKQKFFNWMVDTFRN